The Linepithema humile isolate Giens D197 chromosome 2, Lhum_UNIL_v1.0, whole genome shotgun sequence genome has a segment encoding these proteins:
- the krz gene encoding beta-arrestin-2 isoform X1 — protein MKEQRKNIIEWESSESDFSDTEDSNELGASAGPELYEMDTIDSVNKRQATRVFKKSSLNGKITVYLGKRDFVDHITHVDPIDGVVLIDPDYIKDRKVFGHVLAAFKYGREDLDVLGLTFRKDLYLAAEQIYPVVQGSQPPRELTRLQERLIKKLGSNAHPFYFELPPHCPASVTLQPAPGDTGKPCGVDYELKAFVGETADDKPHKRSCVRLAIRKIMYAPSKQGEQPSVEVSKEFMMSPNKLHLEASLDKELYHHGENIAVNVHIANNSNRTVKKIKVSVRQFADICLFSTAQYKCTVAEAESDIGVTPGFTLSKVFSLRPTLAENKDKRGLALDGQLKHEDTNLASSTMEGCPVGPGFTLSKVFMLTPLLADNKDKWGLALDGQLKHEDTNLASSTLVVDPSQRENLGIIVQYKVKVKLCLGALGGIFKITNPKFKDAVMDLIRSELVAELPFILMHPKPEEEEPIPSTARPSPTHKTDGGEVPLDTNLIQLDTEADGDDDIIFEDFARLRLKGETEA, from the exons ATGAAagagcaaagaaaaaatataatagag TGGGAGAGCTCAGAGTCGGACTTCTCGGACACTGAGGACTCAAATGAGTTAGGGGCCAGTGCGGGCCCCGAGCTCTACGAGATGGACACTATAGATAGTGTCAATAAACGGCAAGCTACTCGTGTCTTCAAAAAGTCCAGTCTCAATGGCAAGATCACAGTCTATCTCGGCAAAAGAGACTTCGTCGATCACATCACGCACGTTGATCCTATTG atGGAGTTGTTTTGATCGATCCCGATTACATAAAGGATCGGAAAGTGTTCGGCCACGTTCTTGCGGCATTCAAGTACGGCAGGGAGGATCTGGACGTTCTCGGACTAACTTTTCGTAAAGATTTGTATTTGGCGGCAGAGCAGATTTATCCCGTAGTGCAGGGATCTCAACCCCCCAGAGAGCTGACGCGGTTACAGGAAAGGCTTATCAAGAAGCTTGGAAGCAATGCGCAccctttttattttgaattgcCACCCCACTGCCCCGCCTCGGTCACTCTACAACCGGCGCCGGGGGACACCGGAAAGCCCTGCGGTGTCGACTACGAATTGAAGGCATTTGTAGGCGAAACGGCAGACGACAAGCCGCACAAACG GAGTTGCGTGAGACTGGCGATCAGAAAGATCATGTACGCGCCGTCGAAACAGGGCGAGCAGCCCTCAGTGGAGGTCAGTAAAGAGTTCATGATGTCGCCGAACAAACTTCATCTGGAGGCTTCCCTCGACAAGGAACTCTACCATCATGGCGAGAACATAGCTGTGAACGTGCACATAGCAAACAATAGCAACCGGACtgtgaaaaagataaaagtgtCGGTTAGGCAATTCGCAGACATCTGCCTATTCTCCACGGCGCAATACAAATGCACGGTCGCCGAGGCCGAGAGCGA TATAGGGGTAACGCCAGGATTCACCCTGAGTAAGGTGTTCTCTCTAAGGCCGACGCTTGCCGAGAACAAAGACAAGCGGGGTCTTGCTCTAGACGGTCAGCTTAAACACGAGGACACCAATCTCGCGTCTAGCACAAT GGAGGGATGCCCGGTGGGCCCGGGTTTCACGCTGAGCAAGGTGTTCATGTTGACACCCCTTCTGGCCGACAACAAAGATAAATGGGGGCTCGCCCTCGACGGCCAGCTCAAACACGAGGACACCAATTTGGCGTCCAGCACCCT TGTAGTCGATCCGTCTCAGCGTGAAAATCTCGGCATAATTGTTCAGTACAAAGTTAAAGTCAAACTTTGCCTCGGCGCTCTTGGAGG aatttttaaaattacgaatCCTAAGTTTAAGGATGCAGTTATGGATTTAATACGAAG TGAATTAGTCGCGGAACTGCCCTTCATTCTGATGCACCCCAAGCCTGAAGAAGAGGAACCAATACCATCCACAGCTCGACCAAGCCCCACGCACAAAACTGATGGTGGGGAAGTTCCTCTCGATACAAACCTTATTCAATTAGATAC GGAAGCGGACGGCGACGACGATATAATCTTCGAGGACTTCGCTCGTTTGAGGCTGAAAGGCGAGACAGAAGCTTGA
- the krz gene encoding beta-arrestin-2 isoform X8, translating to MKEQRKNIIEWESSESDFSDTEDSNELGASAGPELYEMDTIDSVNKRQATRVFKKSSLNGKITVYLGKRDFVDHITHVDPIDGVVLIDPDYIKDRKVFGHVLAAFKYGREDLDVLGLTFRKDLYLAAEQIYPVVQGSQPPRELTRLQERLIKKLGSNAHPFYFELPPHCPASVTLQPAPGDTGKPCGVDYELKAFVGETADDKPHKRSCVRLAIRKIMYAPSKQGEQPSVEVSKEFMMSPNKLHLEASLDKELYHHGENIAVNVHIANNSNRTVKKIKVSVRQFADICLFSTAQYKCTVAEAESDVVDPSQRENLGIIVQYKVKVKLCLGALGGIFKITNPKFKDAVMDLIRSELVAELPFILMHPKPEEEEPIPSTARPSPTHKTDGGEVPLDTNLIQLDTEADGDDDIIFEDFARLRLKGETEA from the exons ATGAAagagcaaagaaaaaatataatagag TGGGAGAGCTCAGAGTCGGACTTCTCGGACACTGAGGACTCAAATGAGTTAGGGGCCAGTGCGGGCCCCGAGCTCTACGAGATGGACACTATAGATAGTGTCAATAAACGGCAAGCTACTCGTGTCTTCAAAAAGTCCAGTCTCAATGGCAAGATCACAGTCTATCTCGGCAAAAGAGACTTCGTCGATCACATCACGCACGTTGATCCTATTG atGGAGTTGTTTTGATCGATCCCGATTACATAAAGGATCGGAAAGTGTTCGGCCACGTTCTTGCGGCATTCAAGTACGGCAGGGAGGATCTGGACGTTCTCGGACTAACTTTTCGTAAAGATTTGTATTTGGCGGCAGAGCAGATTTATCCCGTAGTGCAGGGATCTCAACCCCCCAGAGAGCTGACGCGGTTACAGGAAAGGCTTATCAAGAAGCTTGGAAGCAATGCGCAccctttttattttgaattgcCACCCCACTGCCCCGCCTCGGTCACTCTACAACCGGCGCCGGGGGACACCGGAAAGCCCTGCGGTGTCGACTACGAATTGAAGGCATTTGTAGGCGAAACGGCAGACGACAAGCCGCACAAACG GAGTTGCGTGAGACTGGCGATCAGAAAGATCATGTACGCGCCGTCGAAACAGGGCGAGCAGCCCTCAGTGGAGGTCAGTAAAGAGTTCATGATGTCGCCGAACAAACTTCATCTGGAGGCTTCCCTCGACAAGGAACTCTACCATCATGGCGAGAACATAGCTGTGAACGTGCACATAGCAAACAATAGCAACCGGACtgtgaaaaagataaaagtgtCGGTTAGGCAATTCGCAGACATCTGCCTATTCTCCACGGCGCAATACAAATGCACGGTCGCCGAGGCCGAGAGCGA TGTAGTCGATCCGTCTCAGCGTGAAAATCTCGGCATAATTGTTCAGTACAAAGTTAAAGTCAAACTTTGCCTCGGCGCTCTTGGAGG aatttttaaaattacgaatCCTAAGTTTAAGGATGCAGTTATGGATTTAATACGAAG TGAATTAGTCGCGGAACTGCCCTTCATTCTGATGCACCCCAAGCCTGAAGAAGAGGAACCAATACCATCCACAGCTCGACCAAGCCCCACGCACAAAACTGATGGTGGGGAAGTTCCTCTCGATACAAACCTTATTCAATTAGATAC GGAAGCGGACGGCGACGACGATATAATCTTCGAGGACTTCGCTCGTTTGAGGCTGAAAGGCGAGACAGAAGCTTGA
- the krz gene encoding beta-arrestin-2 isoform X6, which translates to MKEQRKNIIEWESSESDFSDTEDSNELGASAGPELYEMDTIDSVNKRQATRVFKKSSLNGKITVYLGKRDFVDHITHVDPIDGVVLIDPDYIKDRKVFGHVLAAFKYGREDLDVLGLTFRKDLYLAAEQIYPVVQGSQPPRELTRLQERLIKKLGSNAHPFYFELPPHCPASVTLQPAPGDTGKPCGVDYELKAFVGETADDKPHKRSCVRLAIRKIMYAPSKQGEQPSVEVSKEFMMSPNKLHLEASLDKELYHHGENIAVNVHIANNSNRTVKKIKVSVRQFADICLFSTAQYKCTVAEAESEEGCPVGPGFTLSKVFMLTPLLADNKDKWGLALDGQLKHEDTNLASSTLVVDPSQRENLGIIVQYKVKVKLCLGALGGELVAELPFILMHPKPEEEEPIPSTARPSPTHKTDGGEVPLDTNLIQLDTEADGDDDIIFEDFARLRLKGETEA; encoded by the exons ATGAAagagcaaagaaaaaatataatagag TGGGAGAGCTCAGAGTCGGACTTCTCGGACACTGAGGACTCAAATGAGTTAGGGGCCAGTGCGGGCCCCGAGCTCTACGAGATGGACACTATAGATAGTGTCAATAAACGGCAAGCTACTCGTGTCTTCAAAAAGTCCAGTCTCAATGGCAAGATCACAGTCTATCTCGGCAAAAGAGACTTCGTCGATCACATCACGCACGTTGATCCTATTG atGGAGTTGTTTTGATCGATCCCGATTACATAAAGGATCGGAAAGTGTTCGGCCACGTTCTTGCGGCATTCAAGTACGGCAGGGAGGATCTGGACGTTCTCGGACTAACTTTTCGTAAAGATTTGTATTTGGCGGCAGAGCAGATTTATCCCGTAGTGCAGGGATCTCAACCCCCCAGAGAGCTGACGCGGTTACAGGAAAGGCTTATCAAGAAGCTTGGAAGCAATGCGCAccctttttattttgaattgcCACCCCACTGCCCCGCCTCGGTCACTCTACAACCGGCGCCGGGGGACACCGGAAAGCCCTGCGGTGTCGACTACGAATTGAAGGCATTTGTAGGCGAAACGGCAGACGACAAGCCGCACAAACG GAGTTGCGTGAGACTGGCGATCAGAAAGATCATGTACGCGCCGTCGAAACAGGGCGAGCAGCCCTCAGTGGAGGTCAGTAAAGAGTTCATGATGTCGCCGAACAAACTTCATCTGGAGGCTTCCCTCGACAAGGAACTCTACCATCATGGCGAGAACATAGCTGTGAACGTGCACATAGCAAACAATAGCAACCGGACtgtgaaaaagataaaagtgtCGGTTAGGCAATTCGCAGACATCTGCCTATTCTCCACGGCGCAATACAAATGCACGGTCGCCGAGGCCGAGAGCGA GGAGGGATGCCCGGTGGGCCCGGGTTTCACGCTGAGCAAGGTGTTCATGTTGACACCCCTTCTGGCCGACAACAAAGATAAATGGGGGCTCGCCCTCGACGGCCAGCTCAAACACGAGGACACCAATTTGGCGTCCAGCACCCT TGTAGTCGATCCGTCTCAGCGTGAAAATCTCGGCATAATTGTTCAGTACAAAGTTAAAGTCAAACTTTGCCTCGGCGCTCTTGGAGG TGAATTAGTCGCGGAACTGCCCTTCATTCTGATGCACCCCAAGCCTGAAGAAGAGGAACCAATACCATCCACAGCTCGACCAAGCCCCACGCACAAAACTGATGGTGGGGAAGTTCCTCTCGATACAAACCTTATTCAATTAGATAC GGAAGCGGACGGCGACGACGATATAATCTTCGAGGACTTCGCTCGTTTGAGGCTGAAAGGCGAGACAGAAGCTTGA
- the krz gene encoding beta-arrestin-2 isoform X2 → MKEQRKNIIEWESSESDFSDTEDSNELGASAGPELYEMDTIDSVNKRQATRVFKKSSLNGKITVYLGKRDFVDHITHVDPIDGVVLIDPDYIKDRKVFGHVLAAFKYGREDLDVLGLTFRKDLYLAAEQIYPVVQGSQPPRELTRLQERLIKKLGSNAHPFYFELPPHCPASVTLQPAPGDTGKPCGVDYELKAFVGETADDKPHKRSCVRLAIRKIMYAPSKQGEQPSVEVSKEFMMSPNKLHLEASLDKELYHHGENIAVNVHIANNSNRTVKKIKVSVRQFADICLFSTAQYKCTVAEAESDIGVTPGFTLSKVFSLRPTLAENKDKRGLALDGQLKHEDTNLASSTMEGCPVGPGFTLSKVFMLTPLLADNKDKWGLALDGQLKHEDTNLASSTLVVDPSQRENLGIIVQYKVKVKLCLGALGGELVAELPFILMHPKPEEEEPIPSTARPSPTHKTDGGEVPLDTNLIQLDTEADGDDDIIFEDFARLRLKGETEA, encoded by the exons ATGAAagagcaaagaaaaaatataatagag TGGGAGAGCTCAGAGTCGGACTTCTCGGACACTGAGGACTCAAATGAGTTAGGGGCCAGTGCGGGCCCCGAGCTCTACGAGATGGACACTATAGATAGTGTCAATAAACGGCAAGCTACTCGTGTCTTCAAAAAGTCCAGTCTCAATGGCAAGATCACAGTCTATCTCGGCAAAAGAGACTTCGTCGATCACATCACGCACGTTGATCCTATTG atGGAGTTGTTTTGATCGATCCCGATTACATAAAGGATCGGAAAGTGTTCGGCCACGTTCTTGCGGCATTCAAGTACGGCAGGGAGGATCTGGACGTTCTCGGACTAACTTTTCGTAAAGATTTGTATTTGGCGGCAGAGCAGATTTATCCCGTAGTGCAGGGATCTCAACCCCCCAGAGAGCTGACGCGGTTACAGGAAAGGCTTATCAAGAAGCTTGGAAGCAATGCGCAccctttttattttgaattgcCACCCCACTGCCCCGCCTCGGTCACTCTACAACCGGCGCCGGGGGACACCGGAAAGCCCTGCGGTGTCGACTACGAATTGAAGGCATTTGTAGGCGAAACGGCAGACGACAAGCCGCACAAACG GAGTTGCGTGAGACTGGCGATCAGAAAGATCATGTACGCGCCGTCGAAACAGGGCGAGCAGCCCTCAGTGGAGGTCAGTAAAGAGTTCATGATGTCGCCGAACAAACTTCATCTGGAGGCTTCCCTCGACAAGGAACTCTACCATCATGGCGAGAACATAGCTGTGAACGTGCACATAGCAAACAATAGCAACCGGACtgtgaaaaagataaaagtgtCGGTTAGGCAATTCGCAGACATCTGCCTATTCTCCACGGCGCAATACAAATGCACGGTCGCCGAGGCCGAGAGCGA TATAGGGGTAACGCCAGGATTCACCCTGAGTAAGGTGTTCTCTCTAAGGCCGACGCTTGCCGAGAACAAAGACAAGCGGGGTCTTGCTCTAGACGGTCAGCTTAAACACGAGGACACCAATCTCGCGTCTAGCACAAT GGAGGGATGCCCGGTGGGCCCGGGTTTCACGCTGAGCAAGGTGTTCATGTTGACACCCCTTCTGGCCGACAACAAAGATAAATGGGGGCTCGCCCTCGACGGCCAGCTCAAACACGAGGACACCAATTTGGCGTCCAGCACCCT TGTAGTCGATCCGTCTCAGCGTGAAAATCTCGGCATAATTGTTCAGTACAAAGTTAAAGTCAAACTTTGCCTCGGCGCTCTTGGAGG TGAATTAGTCGCGGAACTGCCCTTCATTCTGATGCACCCCAAGCCTGAAGAAGAGGAACCAATACCATCCACAGCTCGACCAAGCCCCACGCACAAAACTGATGGTGGGGAAGTTCCTCTCGATACAAACCTTATTCAATTAGATAC GGAAGCGGACGGCGACGACGATATAATCTTCGAGGACTTCGCTCGTTTGAGGCTGAAAGGCGAGACAGAAGCTTGA
- the krz gene encoding beta-arrestin-2 isoform X5 gives MKEQRKNIIEWESSESDFSDTEDSNELGASAGPELYEMDTIDSVNKRQATRVFKKSSLNGKITVYLGKRDFVDHITHVDPIDGVVLIDPDYIKDRKVFGHVLAAFKYGREDLDVLGLTFRKDLYLAAEQIYPVVQGSQPPRELTRLQERLIKKLGSNAHPFYFELPPHCPASVTLQPAPGDTGKPCGVDYELKAFVGETADDKPHKRSCVRLAIRKIMYAPSKQGEQPSVEVSKEFMMSPNKLHLEASLDKELYHHGENIAVNVHIANNSNRTVKKIKVSVRQFADICLFSTAQYKCTVAEAESDIGVTPGFTLSKVFSLRPTLAENKDKRGLALDGQLKHEDTNLASSTIVVDPSQRENLGIIVQYKVKVKLCLGALGGIFKITNPKFKDAVMDLIRSELVAELPFILMHPKPEEEEPIPSTARPSPTHKTDGGEVPLDTNLIQLDTEADGDDDIIFEDFARLRLKGETEA, from the exons ATGAAagagcaaagaaaaaatataatagag TGGGAGAGCTCAGAGTCGGACTTCTCGGACACTGAGGACTCAAATGAGTTAGGGGCCAGTGCGGGCCCCGAGCTCTACGAGATGGACACTATAGATAGTGTCAATAAACGGCAAGCTACTCGTGTCTTCAAAAAGTCCAGTCTCAATGGCAAGATCACAGTCTATCTCGGCAAAAGAGACTTCGTCGATCACATCACGCACGTTGATCCTATTG atGGAGTTGTTTTGATCGATCCCGATTACATAAAGGATCGGAAAGTGTTCGGCCACGTTCTTGCGGCATTCAAGTACGGCAGGGAGGATCTGGACGTTCTCGGACTAACTTTTCGTAAAGATTTGTATTTGGCGGCAGAGCAGATTTATCCCGTAGTGCAGGGATCTCAACCCCCCAGAGAGCTGACGCGGTTACAGGAAAGGCTTATCAAGAAGCTTGGAAGCAATGCGCAccctttttattttgaattgcCACCCCACTGCCCCGCCTCGGTCACTCTACAACCGGCGCCGGGGGACACCGGAAAGCCCTGCGGTGTCGACTACGAATTGAAGGCATTTGTAGGCGAAACGGCAGACGACAAGCCGCACAAACG GAGTTGCGTGAGACTGGCGATCAGAAAGATCATGTACGCGCCGTCGAAACAGGGCGAGCAGCCCTCAGTGGAGGTCAGTAAAGAGTTCATGATGTCGCCGAACAAACTTCATCTGGAGGCTTCCCTCGACAAGGAACTCTACCATCATGGCGAGAACATAGCTGTGAACGTGCACATAGCAAACAATAGCAACCGGACtgtgaaaaagataaaagtgtCGGTTAGGCAATTCGCAGACATCTGCCTATTCTCCACGGCGCAATACAAATGCACGGTCGCCGAGGCCGAGAGCGA TATAGGGGTAACGCCAGGATTCACCCTGAGTAAGGTGTTCTCTCTAAGGCCGACGCTTGCCGAGAACAAAGACAAGCGGGGTCTTGCTCTAGACGGTCAGCTTAAACACGAGGACACCAATCTCGCGTCTAGCACAAT TGTAGTCGATCCGTCTCAGCGTGAAAATCTCGGCATAATTGTTCAGTACAAAGTTAAAGTCAAACTTTGCCTCGGCGCTCTTGGAGG aatttttaaaattacgaatCCTAAGTTTAAGGATGCAGTTATGGATTTAATACGAAG TGAATTAGTCGCGGAACTGCCCTTCATTCTGATGCACCCCAAGCCTGAAGAAGAGGAACCAATACCATCCACAGCTCGACCAAGCCCCACGCACAAAACTGATGGTGGGGAAGTTCCTCTCGATACAAACCTTATTCAATTAGATAC GGAAGCGGACGGCGACGACGATATAATCTTCGAGGACTTCGCTCGTTTGAGGCTGAAAGGCGAGACAGAAGCTTGA
- the krz gene encoding beta-arrestin-2 isoform X4, which yields MKEQRKNIIEWESSESDFSDTEDSNELGASAGPELYEMDTIDSVNKRQATRVFKKSSLNGKITVYLGKRDFVDHITHVDPIDGVVLIDPDYIKDRKVFGHVLAAFKYGREDLDVLGLTFRKDLYLAAEQIYPVVQGSQPPRELTRLQERLIKKLGSNAHPFYFELPPHCPASVTLQPAPGDTGKPCGVDYELKAFVGETADDKPHKRSCVRLAIRKIMYAPSKQGEQPSVEVSKEFMMSPNKLHLEASLDKELYHHGENIAVNVHIANNSNRTVKKIKVSVRQFADICLFSTAQYKCTVAEAESEEGCPVGPGFTLSKVFMLTPLLADNKDKWGLALDGQLKHEDTNLASSTLVVDPSQRENLGIIVQYKVKVKLCLGALGGIFKITNPKFKDAVMDLIRSELVAELPFILMHPKPEEEEPIPSTARPSPTHKTDGGEVPLDTNLIQLDTEADGDDDIIFEDFARLRLKGETEA from the exons ATGAAagagcaaagaaaaaatataatagag TGGGAGAGCTCAGAGTCGGACTTCTCGGACACTGAGGACTCAAATGAGTTAGGGGCCAGTGCGGGCCCCGAGCTCTACGAGATGGACACTATAGATAGTGTCAATAAACGGCAAGCTACTCGTGTCTTCAAAAAGTCCAGTCTCAATGGCAAGATCACAGTCTATCTCGGCAAAAGAGACTTCGTCGATCACATCACGCACGTTGATCCTATTG atGGAGTTGTTTTGATCGATCCCGATTACATAAAGGATCGGAAAGTGTTCGGCCACGTTCTTGCGGCATTCAAGTACGGCAGGGAGGATCTGGACGTTCTCGGACTAACTTTTCGTAAAGATTTGTATTTGGCGGCAGAGCAGATTTATCCCGTAGTGCAGGGATCTCAACCCCCCAGAGAGCTGACGCGGTTACAGGAAAGGCTTATCAAGAAGCTTGGAAGCAATGCGCAccctttttattttgaattgcCACCCCACTGCCCCGCCTCGGTCACTCTACAACCGGCGCCGGGGGACACCGGAAAGCCCTGCGGTGTCGACTACGAATTGAAGGCATTTGTAGGCGAAACGGCAGACGACAAGCCGCACAAACG GAGTTGCGTGAGACTGGCGATCAGAAAGATCATGTACGCGCCGTCGAAACAGGGCGAGCAGCCCTCAGTGGAGGTCAGTAAAGAGTTCATGATGTCGCCGAACAAACTTCATCTGGAGGCTTCCCTCGACAAGGAACTCTACCATCATGGCGAGAACATAGCTGTGAACGTGCACATAGCAAACAATAGCAACCGGACtgtgaaaaagataaaagtgtCGGTTAGGCAATTCGCAGACATCTGCCTATTCTCCACGGCGCAATACAAATGCACGGTCGCCGAGGCCGAGAGCGA GGAGGGATGCCCGGTGGGCCCGGGTTTCACGCTGAGCAAGGTGTTCATGTTGACACCCCTTCTGGCCGACAACAAAGATAAATGGGGGCTCGCCCTCGACGGCCAGCTCAAACACGAGGACACCAATTTGGCGTCCAGCACCCT TGTAGTCGATCCGTCTCAGCGTGAAAATCTCGGCATAATTGTTCAGTACAAAGTTAAAGTCAAACTTTGCCTCGGCGCTCTTGGAGG aatttttaaaattacgaatCCTAAGTTTAAGGATGCAGTTATGGATTTAATACGAAG TGAATTAGTCGCGGAACTGCCCTTCATTCTGATGCACCCCAAGCCTGAAGAAGAGGAACCAATACCATCCACAGCTCGACCAAGCCCCACGCACAAAACTGATGGTGGGGAAGTTCCTCTCGATACAAACCTTATTCAATTAGATAC GGAAGCGGACGGCGACGACGATATAATCTTCGAGGACTTCGCTCGTTTGAGGCTGAAAGGCGAGACAGAAGCTTGA
- the krz gene encoding beta-arrestin-2 isoform X7 produces the protein MKEQRKNIIEWESSESDFSDTEDSNELGASAGPELYEMDTIDSVNKRQATRVFKKSSLNGKITVYLGKRDFVDHITHVDPIDGVVLIDPDYIKDRKVFGHVLAAFKYGREDLDVLGLTFRKDLYLAAEQIYPVVQGSQPPRELTRLQERLIKKLGSNAHPFYFELPPHCPASVTLQPAPGDTGKPCGVDYELKAFVGETADDKPHKRSCVRLAIRKIMYAPSKQGEQPSVEVSKEFMMSPNKLHLEASLDKELYHHGENIAVNVHIANNSNRTVKKIKVSVRQFADICLFSTAQYKCTVAEAESDIGVTPGFTLSKVFSLRPTLAENKDKRGLALDGQLKHEDTNLASSTIVVDPSQRENLGIIVQYKVKVKLCLGALGGELVAELPFILMHPKPEEEEPIPSTARPSPTHKTDGGEVPLDTNLIQLDTEADGDDDIIFEDFARLRLKGETEA, from the exons ATGAAagagcaaagaaaaaatataatagag TGGGAGAGCTCAGAGTCGGACTTCTCGGACACTGAGGACTCAAATGAGTTAGGGGCCAGTGCGGGCCCCGAGCTCTACGAGATGGACACTATAGATAGTGTCAATAAACGGCAAGCTACTCGTGTCTTCAAAAAGTCCAGTCTCAATGGCAAGATCACAGTCTATCTCGGCAAAAGAGACTTCGTCGATCACATCACGCACGTTGATCCTATTG atGGAGTTGTTTTGATCGATCCCGATTACATAAAGGATCGGAAAGTGTTCGGCCACGTTCTTGCGGCATTCAAGTACGGCAGGGAGGATCTGGACGTTCTCGGACTAACTTTTCGTAAAGATTTGTATTTGGCGGCAGAGCAGATTTATCCCGTAGTGCAGGGATCTCAACCCCCCAGAGAGCTGACGCGGTTACAGGAAAGGCTTATCAAGAAGCTTGGAAGCAATGCGCAccctttttattttgaattgcCACCCCACTGCCCCGCCTCGGTCACTCTACAACCGGCGCCGGGGGACACCGGAAAGCCCTGCGGTGTCGACTACGAATTGAAGGCATTTGTAGGCGAAACGGCAGACGACAAGCCGCACAAACG GAGTTGCGTGAGACTGGCGATCAGAAAGATCATGTACGCGCCGTCGAAACAGGGCGAGCAGCCCTCAGTGGAGGTCAGTAAAGAGTTCATGATGTCGCCGAACAAACTTCATCTGGAGGCTTCCCTCGACAAGGAACTCTACCATCATGGCGAGAACATAGCTGTGAACGTGCACATAGCAAACAATAGCAACCGGACtgtgaaaaagataaaagtgtCGGTTAGGCAATTCGCAGACATCTGCCTATTCTCCACGGCGCAATACAAATGCACGGTCGCCGAGGCCGAGAGCGA TATAGGGGTAACGCCAGGATTCACCCTGAGTAAGGTGTTCTCTCTAAGGCCGACGCTTGCCGAGAACAAAGACAAGCGGGGTCTTGCTCTAGACGGTCAGCTTAAACACGAGGACACCAATCTCGCGTCTAGCACAAT TGTAGTCGATCCGTCTCAGCGTGAAAATCTCGGCATAATTGTTCAGTACAAAGTTAAAGTCAAACTTTGCCTCGGCGCTCTTGGAGG TGAATTAGTCGCGGAACTGCCCTTCATTCTGATGCACCCCAAGCCTGAAGAAGAGGAACCAATACCATCCACAGCTCGACCAAGCCCCACGCACAAAACTGATGGTGGGGAAGTTCCTCTCGATACAAACCTTATTCAATTAGATAC GGAAGCGGACGGCGACGACGATATAATCTTCGAGGACTTCGCTCGTTTGAGGCTGAAAGGCGAGACAGAAGCTTGA